Proteins from a genomic interval of Candidatus Eisenbacteria bacterium:
- a CDS encoding PASTA domain-containing protein, producing MLPCSDAEARRVKGLKLMGRLPGGGVRNRTPRRLLIVAQLLAGLVLGVVLFDRLLMPLVVRQGAIATVPDLRGKARPDAEPALSEARLRLGNLVEVPDRAAKAGEILSQDPPPGAVVRRGRVVNLLVSSGAPVREIPDFAGRTVRSARLDLGQLGLRQGAILVLPSETVPEGQIVGTHPGRGALAKPDAVVDFLVSGGTRRSLYLMPDLRGRPIEEACAMLGAGGIVASPPDESRGAFVMEQSPPAGEAIASGERALLY from the coding sequence ATGCTTCCCTGTTCCGATGCTGAGGCGAGGCGAGTGAAAGGTCTGAAGCTCATGGGCAGGCTGCCGGGTGGCGGCGTCCGAAACCGCACGCCCCGGCGGTTGCTCATCGTGGCGCAGCTTCTCGCCGGTCTCGTCCTGGGCGTGGTCCTCTTCGACCGGCTCCTCATGCCTCTCGTCGTCCGCCAGGGGGCGATCGCGACCGTTCCCGACCTGCGCGGCAAGGCGCGGCCGGACGCCGAGCCCGCGCTGTCAGAAGCGCGCTTGCGGCTGGGCAACCTGGTCGAGGTGCCCGACCGCGCGGCGAAGGCGGGAGAGATCCTCTCGCAGGATCCGCCGCCCGGGGCCGTCGTGCGCCGGGGCCGCGTCGTCAATCTCCTCGTCAGCAGCGGGGCCCCCGTCCGCGAGATCCCCGACTTCGCCGGAAGGACCGTGCGATCGGCGCGGCTCGATCTGGGGCAGCTCGGGCTGCGGCAGGGAGCGATCCTCGTCCTCCCATCCGAGACGGTCCCCGAGGGGCAGATCGTCGGAACCCATCCGGGGCGCGGCGCGCTCGCCAAGCCCGACGCGGTTGTCGACTTCCTCGTGTCCGGCGGAACGAGGCGAAGCCTCTATCTGATGCCCGACCTTCGAGGCCGTCCGATCGAGGAGGCCTGCGCGATGCTGGGCGCGGGCGGGATCGTCGCGTCCCCTCCTGACGAGTCGCGGGGGGCGTTCGTGATGGAGCAGAGCCCGCCGGCGGGAGAAGCGATCGCGTCGGGCGAGCGTGCGCTTCTCTATTGA
- the rpe gene encoding ribulose-phosphate 3-epimerase: MKASRSAAERQRVWARIRGEALIAPSLLSADFVHLADEIKTMEEAGAQLLHLDVMDGHFVPNITFGPAVVASIRGQTDLWLDAHLMVTDPGAFLLPFAEAGADSVTIHAEATADLARIRQDADRLSIVLGLAIRPDRPVAGTLASIGGLFDLILVMTVMPGYGGQSYMEGSSERIREAAAFCAASPRRPVLEVDGGIRSGTVSDAAANGANWLVAGNAIFRDPNPFRAFRSLQAEVGGVARGPGRPAS; the protein is encoded by the coding sequence ATGAAGGCGAGTAGGTCGGCCGCTGAGCGCCAGAGAGTCTGGGCACGGATCCGGGGAGAGGCGCTGATCGCTCCGTCCCTCTTGAGCGCCGACTTCGTCCATCTGGCGGATGAGATCAAGACGATGGAGGAGGCCGGCGCGCAGCTGCTCCACCTCGACGTGATGGACGGCCACTTCGTCCCCAACATCACCTTCGGCCCCGCCGTGGTCGCTTCCATCCGGGGCCAGACCGATCTCTGGCTCGACGCGCACCTCATGGTGACCGACCCGGGGGCGTTTCTTCTTCCCTTCGCGGAAGCGGGGGCGGACAGCGTCACGATCCACGCGGAGGCGACGGCCGATCTCGCGCGGATCCGTCAAGACGCCGACAGGCTCTCGATCGTCCTCGGGCTCGCGATCCGGCCCGATCGGCCCGTCGCCGGGACTCTGGCCTCGATCGGGGGTCTGTTCGACCTGATCCTGGTCATGACCGTGATGCCCGGCTACGGGGGGCAATCCTATATGGAAGGGTCGAGCGAGAGGATCCGTGAGGCCGCCGCCTTCTGCGCCGCATCCCCCCGGCGGCCGGTTCTCGAGGTCGACGGGGGGATCAGGAGCGGCACGGTCTCGGACGCCGCGGCGAACGGCGCGAACTGGTTGGTCGCCGGCAACGCCATCTTCCGCGATCCCAACCCGTTCCGGGCATTCAGGAGCCTGCAGGCGGAGGTGGGTGGCGTGGCCCGCGGCCCCGGACGGCCCGCCTCCTAG